Genomic window (Sphingomonas sp. S1-29):
ACCGCGACGTCCCAGACGAACAGCAAGGTGAGCGGCCGCCACACTTCACGAACGATGCGCGTGAAGCGCGGGGTGCTGTCCAAAATCATAGTGGGTATCCGAGGCTTGGCAGAATGGTGCGCGGCAACAATTACCCCGTGCCGGCATGGTTCCGTCAACGCATTTGTCGGGAACGCTATCGGACGCTAGATCGCCCGCATGACCGACATCATCAGCATCCGCGACGCCGCTCTCGTTTCCAAGGCCTGGCCGTATGAAGAGGCGCGCAAGCTTCTGAAGCGCTATCCAAGCGGCAAGCCCGGCGGCGCGCCGGTGCTGTTCGAAACCGGCTATGGCCCGTCGGGGCTGCCGCATATCGGCACCTTTAACGAAGTGCTGCGAACGACGATGGTGCGGCGCGCCTTTGCCGAACTCAGCGACCAGCCGACGCGGCTGCTGGCGTTCAGCGACGATATGGACGGGCTTCGCAAGGTGCCCGACAATGTGCCCAACCGCGCGATGCTGACCGAGCATCTGGGCAAGCCGCTGACGCAGGTGCCCGACCCGTTCGAGAAGTTCGAAAGCTTCGCGCATCATAACAACGCGATGCTGCGCTCGTTCCTCGACGGCTTCGGCTTCGAATATGAGTTCGCTTCGTCGACCGACTATTATCGCGGCGGCCAGTTCGACGACGCGCTGCGCGGGGTGCTGCGCCATTATGCCGCGATCATGGACGTGATGCTGCCGACCTTGGGGGCCGAGCGGCGCGCGACCTATTCGCCGATCCTGCCGATCAGCCCGACCAGCGGCGTGGTGCTGCAAGTGCCGGTCGAAGTGGTCGATGCCGAAGCAGGGATCGTCGCGTTCGAGGATGAAGGCCAGCGGATCGAGCAATCGGTGCTGGGCGGCGGGGCCAAGCTGCAATGGAAGGTCGATTGGGCGATGCGCTGGGTCGCGCTTGGCGTCGATTACGAAATGTCGGGCAAGGATCTGATCGATTCGGTGGTGCAAAGCTCGAAGATCGCGCGGGTGCTCGGCGCGCGGCCGCCCGAGGGGTTCAACTACGAGATGTTCCTCGACGAACTGGGGCAGAAGATCTCGAAGTCGAAGGGCAATGGCCTGAGCC
Coding sequences:
- a CDS encoding lysine--tRNA ligase; this encodes MTDIISIRDAALVSKAWPYEEARKLLKRYPSGKPGGAPVLFETGYGPSGLPHIGTFNEVLRTTMVRRAFAELSDQPTRLLAFSDDMDGLRKVPDNVPNRAMLTEHLGKPLTQVPDPFEKFESFAHHNNAMLRSFLDGFGFEYEFASSTDYYRGGQFDDALRGVLRHYAAIMDVMLPTLGAERRATYSPILPISPTSGVVLQVPVEVVDAEAGIVAFEDEGQRIEQSVLGGGAKLQWKVDWAMRWVALGVDYEMSGKDLIDSVVQSSKIARVLGARPPEGFNYEMFLDELGQKISKSKGNGLSLEQWLTYGPPESLAFYAYREPKKAKQLHLGVIPRAIDEYWQFRAAYADQPVEQRLGNPVHHIHGGPPPAETLPVTFGLLLNLVGVMGETTKDQVWGYLANYVPDASAARYPALDRLIDHAIAYTRDVAEKPVRRAPEGVEVAALERLDAELAALPAGASAEDIQNIVYEIGKTGGFDNLRDWFKALYETLLGTSQGPRMGSFVALYGVANTRGLIGEALGRSA